From Nocardia sp. NBC_00416:
CCCCGGCAGCAGAGTGGTCGATCGCAGCCGCCGGAGTACGGGCAGCCACCGGAGTACGGGCATCAGCCGGAATACGGGCACCAGGTGGAGTACGGGCACCAAGCCGACCAGCCGGATCGGCAGTCGAACGAGCCGAAGATCAACCTCGGTCGGCTGTGGGCGGGCGGGGTCGGCACGGCCGTGGTCGTCGCGCTGGTGATCGTGGTCCTGATCATGCTGGTTCGCGGCATCTTGAACATCTCGGTTCTCTCGCCCGAGGGTGCGGGCGCTTACGGAACCGTGTCGACCACGTCGTATGCCCTGGCCGGCGGCGCGGCCGCGATCGCGGCGACCGGGCTGCTCAATCTGCTGCTGGCGCTGATGCCCAGTCCGATGCAGTTCTTCTACTGGATCACCGGGCTGGTCACCGCGCTGGCGACACTGTTGCCGTTCACCCTGGTCGCCGGACTGGACGCCAAGATCGCCACAGCCGTGATCAACCTGATCGCGGGCCTGTGCATCATGTCGCTGCTCGGCGGGGTCGGGTCCGGGGCGATCATCCGGCGTCCGCAGTCGCAGTACTGAATCCGGCTGTGCCCGGGCCGGAACCGGGCGCCGGGCAGTGAGAATCGGGCACTGAGGATGCGGCCGGGTTACCGCTCGTCCGGGCGCACCCGGACGAGCTGCTTGCCGAGGTCGGCCCCGTGAACAACTGTTGCAGGGCGGCGGGGGCATCGGCGAGACCTTCGACGATGTCCGCTGCCCAACACAGCTCGCCCGCCGCCACCCAACCCGCCAGCTGGGTGAGCGCGGTCGGGAACTCCGTGTGGTGGTTGTAGAAGCCGGATTCACGCCGAACGACCCGCTGTGGCGGGCCACGGTGTACGGGTCCGCTGGGTGGCGTCGATACCGAGCCACACCACCTCCACCAGGGCCGCACCGTTTGCCAATACAGGGAAGGGTCTAATGTCTTCGGCAAAGGCGTCGGCGGCCGGTCGCTCGCGGAGAACGATCTGACGGAAAGTCCGGTCGGTCATGGCGGCCGATGTTCACCACCGAAGGGCCCGTGTCGCCTCATTTCCGCGCCACCGACCTGCTGTCCGGCAGGCCGGGAGTATTGCGTTCACGGTGATCGCAACCCGTGTCGAATCGGCGATCGCGTCGTAGCCTCGAACTCCGGTCCAGGTTCGGGAGCACACCGTCATGATCAAGTTACTGATTTTCACCCTCGTGGGTCTCGGCGCACAGATCGTCGACGGCACGCTCGGTATGGCCTTCGGCGTCACCGCCACCACCCTGCTCGTCCTCAGCGGTACCAGCGCCGCGCACGCTAGTGCCGCCGTCCACTTCGCGGAGGTCGCCACCACGCTGGCGTCCGGGGCGTCGCACTGGAAGTTCGGGAACATCGACTGGAAGGTGGTGCTCCGGCTCGGTGTGCCCGGCGGTGTCGGCGCCTTCCTCGGCGCGACGGTGCTGTCCCGGATCTCCACCGAAGCGGCCGCACCGGTCACCGCCGGAATCCTGCTCGCGATCGGTGTCTTCCTGGTGGTCCGGTTCTCGTCACGGCCGCCGGTGGAATTCAAAGCCTCGGAGAAGACCGCGCACTCCGCGAAATTCCTGACCCCGCTCGGGCTGTTCGGCGGCTTCATCGACGCCAGCGGTGGCGGCGGCTGGGGCCCCGTCACCACCAGCACTCTGCTGACCACCGGGCGGAGCGCGCCGCGCACGGTGATCGGCTCGGTGAGCGCCTCGGAGTTCATCGTCTCGGCGGCGGCCAGCGTCGGCTTCCTGCTCGGGCTCGGCTCGGACTTCTTCGACAACCTGCTGATCATCGCGGGACTGGCGCTCGGCGGCGTGATCGCCGCTCCCGTTGCCGCGTGGCTGGTGAGCCGGGTGACCCCCGGGGTGCTCGGCACCGGCGTCGGCGGCCTGCTCGTGCTCACCAACGCCCGCACGCTGTTCAAATACTTCGATATCGAGGGCGCGCCCCGGACGATCGGCTATGTGGTGATCGCGGTGGTAGCGGTCGCGCTGACCGTGTTCGCCTGGCGCAAATCCCGGGTGGCCGCCGCTGAAGCCGCGGCGGAACCCGCCGACAGCACGGTGGCGGACGCCGCCGAAACCGCCACCGAACCCGCGCGGTCCGACGCCGCCGACGAGGGTTCGGCGGATACGGTGCAGGTACCGGCCGGATAGCCGCCGACCACCCGGTTCCGCTTCGCTGTGCGGTACCACCGGATGAGGGGACAACGCCCGGCCGCCCGGACTTCAGGTCCGGCGGGCGGGCGTCTTCAGGTGCGGTCAGTCCACGGGTGCGACGCGGATCAGATTTCCGTCCGGGTCGGCGACCAGGAATGTGCGTCCGAACACGGCGTCGTGCGGTTCCAGGACCACCTTCACACCCCGGCCCACCCACTCGTCGAACCGCTGGTCGATCGCCGCCGGGCCGCCGGGCACGTTCAGGCAGACCTCGCTGGTGCGGGCATCGGCCGGGGACTGCTGTTCGGCGTGGCCGCTCCACAGTGCCAGGTCCACGCCGCCGCCCAGGTCGAAGGTGATGAACCGGGGAGATTCGAACTTCGGCGACATATCGAACAGATCCGAGTAGAAACGGGCCGAGGCGGTCGCGTCGGCGACGTACACGATGAACATGTTCGGGGTCGGCATGGTGATGGACCCTATCGGTTCATCAGCGCGGAATCGGTGTCGGCAGACCGATCGGATGCGGGTTTGCGGCCGGGTGCCCACGCGCCCAGGACGAAGGCCATCACCACGGTCAGGATGCCCAGGGCTAGCGCGGATTGCTGGGCGCCGTGCACGAAGGCTTCCTTGGCGAAATCGGCCAGCGGGTCGGCGGCTGGGCCGGCCCGCTCGGCGACCTGCAGCGCCGCGGCCAGCGAATCGCCGACCGGGCCCCGGGCGGCTTCGGGGAGGCTGGGCAGCGCGGGCGCGATCCGGTCCGCGTAGCCCACGGCCAGAATGCTGCCGGAGATGGCGATGCCGATGGCCGCGCCCACTTCGCGGGACGCGTCGTTCACCGCGGACGCCACCCCGTGCTTCTCCGGCGGTGTGCCGTTGATGATCGCGGCGGTCGCGGGGGCGGTGCACAGACCGAGGCCGGTGCTCAGGATCAGCAGCGGCCAGAGCACATCTATATAGGTGCTGTCCACCGCGATCCGGGAAACCAGGATCAACGCGCTGCCGACGCACGCCAGGCCGATGAAAGTCGGCAGGCGCAGACCGAATCGTTCGGCCAGCCGCGGGGCGACGACCGAGATGCCGATGAGCGGTGCGATCATCGGCGCCATCGCGATCGCCGACATGAGCGGCGAATATCCGAAGATCAGCTGCATGTACTGGACGAACAGCAGGAAATAACCGAAGGCGACCAGGAACTGCACGCCCACGCTCACCGCGCCGCTACCGAACCCGCGGTCGGCGAACAGCCGTACGTCCAGCAGCGGATTCGGCACCCGCAGCTCGACCGTCGCGAACCCGACCGCGGCCAGGACACCGCCGCCGAAAAGGCCCAGCACCAGCGGATCGGTCCAGCCGCGCACCGGCGCCTCGATGGCCCCGACCACGATGGCGCCGACGGCGATGGAGGCCGTGATGCCGCCCCAGAAGTCCAGCGGCGGCCGGGTGTCGTCCATGGATTCCGGAACCGTGCAGCCCGCGATCGCCAGCACCACCCCGGCCACCGTCATCGCCAGGAAGATCGCCTGCCAGGACCAGATCTGCAGCAGCAGGCCGGATCCGAGGATTCCCAGCACGGCGCCGCCGCTGACCACGCCCGCCCACAATCCGACTGCCACTCCACGTCGTTCGGCCGGGAATCCGCCGGTCAGCAGAGAGAGCGTGGACGGCATGACCAGCGCCGCGCCGACGCCGGCGACGGCACGCGAGCCGATGATCCAGTCGGGCGAGTCCAGCAGCAGCGGCAGCGCGGACGCGATCGCGAACACCACCAGTCCGAGCACCATCATGATCCGGCGGCCGAACCGGTCGCCCAGAGCTCCGGAGAACAGGACCAGGCAGGCCAGGGCCAGGGTGTAGCCGTCGACCACCCAGGTGAGCTGCTGCTGGGTGGCGCCGGTATCGGCGGCGATCTCGGGGAGAGCCGTGTACAGCGCGGCCATGGCGGCGATGACCAGCGCGACCGCCATCGACGAGAGAGCCAACAGCCAGATATGGGCCCGGGACAGGCGCGTGGTCATCGATGTCATGGCCACCTCTCGACGAAGGAACAAGCAGTTGCTTCGCATCGATCAGAGCATAATTCGCAGGCCGGACGGTCGGTGATCTCGGTCACGATGCGCGGGCGGCATCGGACTGCCTGGTCACGGGCGGTGCGTGGTCGGCGCGCCGGGCGGGGTCC
This genomic window contains:
- a CDS encoding DUF6069 family protein, coding for MTEPPHNYGRQDPHRQYPRTEAYPRQQSGRSQPPEYGQPPEYGHQPEYGHQVEYGHQADQPDRQSNEPKINLGRLWAGGVGTAVVVALVIVVLIMLVRGILNISVLSPEGAGAYGTVSTTSYALAGGAAAIAATGLLNLLLALMPSPMQFFYWITGLVTALATLLPFTLVAGLDAKIATAVINLIAGLCIMSLLGGVGSGAIIRRPQSQY
- a CDS encoding sulfite exporter TauE/SafE family protein codes for the protein MIKLLIFTLVGLGAQIVDGTLGMAFGVTATTLLVLSGTSAAHASAAVHFAEVATTLASGASHWKFGNIDWKVVLRLGVPGGVGAFLGATVLSRISTEAAAPVTAGILLAIGVFLVVRFSSRPPVEFKASEKTAHSAKFLTPLGLFGGFIDASGGGGWGPVTTSTLLTTGRSAPRTVIGSVSASEFIVSAAASVGFLLGLGSDFFDNLLIIAGLALGGVIAAPVAAWLVSRVTPGVLGTGVGGLLVLTNARTLFKYFDIEGAPRTIGYVVIAVVAVALTVFAWRKSRVAAAEAAAEPADSTVADAAETATEPARSDAADEGSADTVQVPAG
- a CDS encoding VOC family protein translates to MPTPNMFIVYVADATASARFYSDLFDMSPKFESPRFITFDLGGGVDLALWSGHAEQQSPADARTSEVCLNVPGGPAAIDQRFDEWVGRGVKVVLEPHDAVFGRTFLVADPDGNLIRVAPVD
- a CDS encoding MFS transporter — encoded protein: MTTRLSRAHIWLLALSSMAVALVIAAMAALYTALPEIAADTGATQQQLTWVVDGYTLALACLVLFSGALGDRFGRRIMMVLGLVVFAIASALPLLLDSPDWIIGSRAVAGVGAALVMPSTLSLLTGGFPAERRGVAVGLWAGVVSGGAVLGILGSGLLLQIWSWQAIFLAMTVAGVVLAIAGCTVPESMDDTRPPLDFWGGITASIAVGAIVVGAIEAPVRGWTDPLVLGLFGGGVLAAVGFATVELRVPNPLLDVRLFADRGFGSGAVSVGVQFLVAFGYFLLFVQYMQLIFGYSPLMSAIAMAPMIAPLIGISVVAPRLAERFGLRLPTFIGLACVGSALILVSRIAVDSTYIDVLWPLLILSTGLGLCTAPATAAIINGTPPEKHGVASAVNDASREVGAAIGIAISGSILAVGYADRIAPALPSLPEAARGPVGDSLAAALQVAERAGPAADPLADFAKEAFVHGAQQSALALGILTVVMAFVLGAWAPGRKPASDRSADTDSALMNR